The window TCGCTCTCTCTCCCTCCATCCGATGGTGCAGCGCGCCCcgctcctctctcttttctctcgcagtgccccctcctcctcccctctacTTGCTCGCTTTCTCTCTCCCGCCGCCCCCTCCCCCCTTCTCTACCGCAGCACACCAACCCTCTCCTTCTCTCGGCCCGACGTTCGCTTCTCTCCTTGTCTCGGCAACCCTCTgtgcctctctctttctcctatCGTCCTCTCTGCCTTTCCCTGTTTTTTCAACGGCCCTCTCTGCCTGCctgcctctctctttctttcgGCAGCCACCACCCCTCCCTCCTCTTCGCCCCTTGCTGTTGCGAGCCCCCTGCTCTGATCTCACATCCTTGCCTTCCTCTGCTTTTAGCCTCCCTCTTTTGCCTTCTACTCTCGGTTGACCTCCTATTCTCGACTCCCTTGCACAACTATTTTAACTCTCATTCATATTAGTTAATTGTTGCAGATAATAGTTTATGAATTGTTTGTGTTAATTACTATATTTGTTGTCTCTGTGTTAATTTTGATGTTAATCTTCTTTTGTTTTGTGATCTTGTTGTTAGATTTAGACAATTTactactttttaatattttctagATGGTTAAATGAATATTATTTGATGTTTTCAGGGTGATAATTTGAACATGAAATGATAtggaactctttttttttttttgtctattttttattttaatgattgattttcttcttaattatattttctataatttttatattcGAACCTTACCGGCTGGCACCTCTGATAACATTCCGCGATACATTACTAGGAAGCTCTTAGGTTTGCATTCTTATTGCTATCATTTTCTCTTTGTGCTTTTGAGTGGCTTCCTTGTTCTTCCTTCTACAAGGTAAATGTCTGCATATGAGAATGTTGTTGGTGGGAAGCTTAAATTGAAGGGGAAAGCATTGGATGTGAAGGCTGGTGgggtgaagaaaaagaaaacgaagcgaCACAACAAGGAGGATTCTCAGATTGGAAGCAATGAGCTTCCAGCAGGTTGACTTTTTATTGTAATTATGATGTTACTCAAAAATTAAATCTGCTTAAATAAGCacatatcaaatgtttcagattattAACTGGTTTTCCATCCAACTAATCTGTATTTGCATCCTGTTTTCATGAGATGCATTTGCTTTTTCTGGTCCTACATAAAATTCACTTATTTCATATGCCTAACTAAAAATTTGTATTTGCACAATTTTTATGCTATTAAAATTTTGTTTTACTTCAAGGTGGGAGTTCTGGATTGTCGGCTGATGATCCTACTGAAAGCCTGACCGAAACTGACAAGCTAGGGACTGAAGGACATGCTCCATCTTGCGATGATCAGCTGACTCCAGCAGAAAGGCGATATATTGATCAGAGGGAGAGAATTAACGTGAAAAAGCTGGCTAAGAAAGCCAACAAATCACACCGAGACCGCATTCAGGATTTCAATCAGTATCTGGCAAACCTCAGTGAGCATTATGACATTCCAAAGGTCGGTCCTGGTTAACTTGATGTTACTGTGCCATCAAATAAACAGCTGGACCGCCTTGGAAGCTTTGTTCTCAAGTTCAGTTGCCGCTTCTTGTTCCATTGGGAAGTTCAAAGAATCAGGAGCACAAGCTACAGGGTTGATCATGTTTTAGGTATAATGTTTCTCTTTGCTTGTGGATATGGGGTTTGTCTTGAACATCACATTGTTTCAAATCTTAGTTTGTGCTGCAACCTGTGTACTTGGTACCTGTATGAACATTGTTATTACTTTTCTTATCAATCGACTGAAGCTATTCAGTTGTAGATAATTGGTAGTCTCACTTTATGCACAATTGTCATTGAAGTATTTGCAGCATTGACATTGTGAAAAAGTGGGACATCCATTTGCTTTATCATGTTGAAGCAACAGTCTATTATCTGATCCATGAGGCTGCTGCATATTCTGTTTAACTTGAACTGAAATGCTTATGATGATATGTATTGAGATCCTTCGTCGCAATCTGATGCATACTGATTGAGATCTATAAACTTGTAGCAGAGCTTTCAATATGCATTTGTTCTGTGATTTGCCATTTTTGCAGATAAAAAGTGCCATCTCATTTCACAAAGAGGCATTTCCTTGGCTTTAAAAGTTTTCAGATGTGATGTAACCCGAAGAAATTTCATGGAGAAGTGCAATTGCAAATGTGCTTTTAGTCAACCACTGAACACTATATCTGAGCAAGCTACACATGAACTCAAAGGCAAGAAGAAGGGATAGTGTCTAAGATAAACAAATGAATTTGTGGAACTCCAAGATAACATGAGCCATGAAGTCTTTGTGTGTTTGCAAAACTAGTAGGAACTTAAACATGGTTGTGCTGCTAGTTCTAGATGTTTCTGTCTAATTGTTTATATAGTTAGATCCTTTTTTCTTGTGCACTTTAATCCCTTTGTTTGTTTTTTTATGGTTAATTTACTCCATCTAATTGTTAAGATTCCTTTATCTCTTATGTCGAAGTAAAATCTGATATCTGAGGACAATGATTTTCTATTAAACATATCAATTGAAAGGATGATCGGAACGTAAGGaactaaatatttataattttatattaatttttttattatatcattatacATTTACACTCATTATAGTTTTACattcatttttcaaaatttaaaaataaaattgtgattttttaatcatattttttaaataaataattacaaatatcatTTCAAACTAGAATCAAAATTGGGGTTTGATTTTTTATTCTAAATTTTGCCAAACTAGAAACGATAATTTCGGAATTGCTGTAATTTTTCTTCATCAATGATTGGTTGCTGAAAGTTCATTACTATATACTATAGCTGAAGCAATTGACGACACCGGGCGCCCGATAAGTGGGCCGGGCGGGTGAGTTCAACCGGGTCGCCTGATTCATGTTGTGTCGAGCCCAAGTCAAGTCAATTTGGAACtctggttcgatcgaaccatATGAGACGGCATCCTCAAAGTCCGCACCCGTGCCCTAAATGCAGCGGTGAAACTGTCTCCTTCTCCACAGCGACCACGACTGCGGCGTTTTCCTTGGCGAAAGGCGGCAGCTGCGGCGGCATCTTCCTCCGTCGAGCTCTTATCGCTGCGGCGTTTTCCACGGAGAACGGTGCATTCTGCGGCTTCCTCTCCGTCGGCGAACGGTTACAGCGCCCGGTATCTCTCTCttactcctccccctcctcctcttcctccttcgccgcTAATTATATGTGCTTTCCCTGCACATCATCAACAGTGGCTTCTTTAGCATGTTGAACCTCACAAATTACTGTTGTTAATTTCTTAAGCAGTGTTTTTTCTAATTACCAGTCTAGTTAGACCTGTAACAAAATCATCTCTTTACATTCATGTTGAAAAGGATCAATTATTCTGTAAGTGCTCATTTGAAATGTTTCAGGTTTTAGTTGTAGGACATTAGTGAATCTGATGTTAGACAAAGCATTATGCATCTTCCACCTAATCTTAATGCTGAAGTACCCATTGCAAGTCATCGACTGATGTTCAACCTATTAGTACAAAGTTGAACATCATCTGTATCCGATCATCATAGTAAATGCCATTGTCACTCTTATGCCGCATATATGATGAAAATACATTTGATATCATTTTTCAATATCTGCAGGGATATAGTGTTGTGCTTCACAGTTTCTAAAGCTGCTAACCTACAATAGATAAATAGCGGAAGGTTGTGTTAGTGTGCATGTGTCATATCAAGACATTATTTCAGTGGTGGTTAATAGCTTGGATGTGAGCATGGTAATAAGTAAATGATCAAAGGTACTCTTAATCAACACTCAAACACCATTTAGAGACTTAAATCTGAAAGAAATGGTTTATGGGAACTGATGGCAGGTGGATTTATGTGAGGAATTTTATCTGATACAGATGATCAGCTTGAAGTTTCACCTTCCTTTTGGTTGGAAGCAGatacagaaaatatatttagtttgGATGTGCTTGATCTGAGGTAGAAGAGGAGTTGGACTTAGAGAGGGCAGCGATTAGATtagtttttttgtatttttctgcaaacagCACACGATACTGCTTCAAAAGATGATGTATTTGTTGCAAAAAAGGCTCCTTTGCCTTTTCCCATGTAACAATTCCTCCATTTATCTTTCCTCCTATCAACTTTGCAGCCTGTTTAACTTTTCCACTGCCAAAGACCAGAGTTCAGAGCACAGATCCAACTTTTTAGTGGTCAAGCCCCTTCAAACATGTGAACTTTCCTCAGAAAAGGCTGCAAAAACACCCAAGTATCACACCTGTCGTAAAAATTCTTCTAATCTTTTCATCGAGTTCTTTAAGCAGAACGGTTGGAGCGATGTACAAGTCATGAAACTTACCCAGAAGGCACCCCGGTTGCTGCGTGCTAAGGTAGAGACTACGCTgaagcccaggatgagatctttgcaggacatgggattttctgTTACCGAAATAGTTCAGTTGGTTTCAACATGTCCGACTATACTGTTACATAATATCCAACCGCAGTTGAACTTCTTGAGGTCACTACTTGGTTCTAATGAGAGGTTACTGAAAGCCTGCAGGAGGAACCGATTTCTTCTTACTTCTAGCTTAGCTCAGAAGATAGAGCCCAATATATCTCTCTTAAGGGAATGTGGCATCAGCGATGAACGCATCGCGCGTATGGTGGTGATGATGCCGGGTTTTGTTGTTCGAAAAAACATATTTATTAAGGAAGTTATCGAACATGTTGAGGAGTTGGGTGTGCCACGTGATTGTGCAATGTTCCCTCATGCACTTCTTGCTGTCTTGAACATAAGCAGATCTAAGTGTGATGCTACCTTTGCAACCTTGAAGAGCTTTGGTTGGTCCCAGCCAGACATCGTTGCCATACTCAGGAATAACCCTTGTGTTTGGAAACTCTCAAAGAAGAACATATCTGACAAGATGACATTCCTGATGAAGGAAGCTGGTTGTGAGCTGCAGTATATCATTTGCTATCCTGGGATTCTTGCATAtagcttggagaagaggttgaGACCGCGACATGAAGTTGTAAATTTTCTTGAGCAGAATAAATTTCTGGATAAAGGACATGGCCTTTCATATGTCATGCGACTAACCGAGCAGAAGTTCATGAACAAATATCTTTTCCCGTACAAGGAGAAATTTACTGCTCTCTATAGTTCCtatgttgctgctgtgcagggaaAGCACCATGTTGTCAGCTGAAAATTAGGATTGCAAGTGCTTCCTGGAGACAAAAGTGTAAACCTAATTGCATACTGACTGCACTATTGAACCATCTTAAATCGATGACGATTTAAGTTCTTCAAAAGGAATTTCTTACAGTAGAAAATCCCTGTTGATTTTGAGATTCGttttctatatattttttcaGATCACAAACGATACTAAATCTTTTATAACGATTTCTATATATTGATTGCTATGAGACGATCGATATAATGCCTCACCGGTCATAGGAAAACTGTCGTTTCATTTTACATGTCGAAGCATTTAGTCATTTTGGCATCCAAAATAATTTCATCTGACATTTCAATTTTTGTTACATCAGCATCCGATAAGTGGGGTGGGCCCCACGAATTCGACCGGAGGCGGTTCGACGGGTCAGACGCCCGAATCATTAAAATCCGCATCGAACCTGAGTCACATTTCGAACCCGAACCAAACCCCCGCGGCGCGACAGTCGGCGGTGACGTCTTCCCCTCCCGgtatctctctctcttcctccttcgccatcgcacactcccttctcctccctctttccc of the Musa acuminata AAA Group cultivar baxijiao chromosome BXJ2-10, Cavendish_Baxijiao_AAA, whole genome shotgun sequence genome contains:
- the LOC135625593 gene encoding uncharacterized protein LOC135625593, with amino-acid sequence MSAYENVVGGKLKLKGKALDVKAGGVKKKKTKRHNKEDSQIGSNELPAGGSSGLSADDPTESLTETDKLGTEGHAPSCDDQLTPAERRYIDQRERINVKKLAKKANKSHRDRIQDFNQYLANLSEHYDIPKVGPG
- the LOC135586230 gene encoding transcription termination factor MTERF5, chloroplastic-like; translated protein: MKLTQKAPRLLRAKVETTLKPRMRSLQDMGFSVTEIVQLVSTCPTILLHNIQPQLNFLRSLLGSNERLLKACRRNRFLLTSSLAQKIEPNISLLRECGISDERIARMVVMMPGFVVRKNIFIKEVIEHVEELGVPRDCAMFPHALLAVLNISRSKCDATFATLKSFGWSQPDIVAILRNNPCVWKLSKKNISDKMTFLMKEAGCELQYIICYPGILAYSLEKRLRPRHEVVNFLEQNKFLDKGHGLSYVMRLTEQKFMNKYLFPYKEKFTALYSSYVAAVQGKHHVVS